The nucleotide window CTCTGCTCACAGCGCACCCACCCCCTTTTTTCACCTTGCCACAACCGCCATGCGACAGAACGACGTGCACATCCCCGACATGGAAGAGCAACCCGACATGACCGACACCACGGAAGCAATCTCCACCAGCACGATCGAGGGGTTCTTCACCTCTCTTTCCAACTGGGGGAGGTGGGGACAGCACGACCGGCGCGGCACGCTCAACCTCATCACCCCAGAGGTACGCCGCGCCGCGGCCGCGACCGTCCGCACGGGACAGGCCGTTTCGCTCGCTCGCGATATCGACCCGCGCACGCCGGACCCGCTCCACTCCGGCATTTCGAAGGTCGAACGGCACACCCAGGTCGCTGAGGTCGAACACCACCTCGGGATCAAGGCCCGATGGGACGGCGTGGCCGAACACATCACGATCGGGCCTCACGGCGGCAACGCACACCTCGACGGCCTCGGGCACTACCAATGGGACGGAAGGAACTACAACGGTTTCGATGCCGGCGACTCGACCGAGACCGACGGCGCTGTCCACCTCGCGATGCAGCACGCAGCCGACGGCATCATCACCCGTGGTGTTCTCCTGGACATCGCCGCTCTGTTCGAAGCAGACCACGTCGAGCGGGGCTATGCCATCCGCCCCGAGGATCTGCTCGCCGCCGAGAAGCGACAGGGCGTGAGCGTCCGCGCCGGGGACGCACTCCTCATTCACACGGGTAACGCGGCAGCCATCCTCAAGGACGGCCCTCTGTACCGTACGGACACACCCGGTCCGCTGGACAGCGTTCAGACGGGCCTCGACGCCTCCTGCCTGCCTTGGCTGAAGGAGCGGGATGTGGCGGTCATGGGCACAGACGGCATCCACGACGTGCAGCCCCCGCAGCACGAGGATTTCGATTTCGCGCGCCCGATCCACAGTGTCTGCCTCGTGGCGATGGGTCTGTGGCTGATGGACAACCTTGACCTGACCGAGCTGGCTCGCGTATCCGCCGCGGAGCAGCGGTGGGACTTCCTCTTCGCGGCACTGCCCTGGCGGTTCGTGGGTTCGACCTCCAGCCCGCTCAACCCGGTCGCCGTGTTCTGACAACTCCGCAGGGCGGACCAAGACCGAGCGCGTGAATACGTAGATTCACCACAATCCGAATAATTATAAGGAAAACCGTTATGACCACGGCAGAAACATCCTCTTTGCCTCTCGACCAGGCGACGGTCACGATAGACGGAGCAGCCGTCAAGACCACCGGTACTTTCTCGGTGATCAACCCGGCGACCGGAGACGTTTTCGCCCAGGCGCCGTCCGTGACGCCGGAGCAGCTCGATGAGGCGTTCGCCTCCGCACAGCGTGCTTTCACCACCTGGCAGCGCGACGAACCTGCTCGCCGTGCCGCCCTCACTGCCGCCGCCGATGCCATCGACGCGTCCGCCGCGAGTCTGGCGTCACTGCTGACGGCCGAACAGGGCAAGCCGCTGAACCAGTCGCTCGAAGAAATAGGCATCGGCACCACATGGCTTCGCTACTTCGCCGACCTCAAGCTGGCACCGGAAGTCGTCCAGGACGACGACCAAGGCTATGCGGTCGTCAACAGGGTCCCCCTCGGTGTCGTGGCCGCGATCGCGCCCTGGAACTTCCCGCTCAATCTGGCGATATGGAAGATCGCACCCGCGCTTCTGGCCGGGAACACCATGGTGCTCAAGCCGTCGCCCTTCACACCGCTGAGCACGCTGATGATGGGCACGATCCTGAGTGACGTGCTGCCCAAGGGCGTGCTGAACGTCGTATCGGGGCCAGACCCCCTCGGCGCCGCGATGACATCCCACGCGATCCCCCGGAAGATCAGCTTCACCGGATCGACCCCCACCGGCAAGAAGATCGCCGCCGCGGCAGCGAGCGACCTCAAGCGCCTCACCCTGGAACTCGGCGGCAACGATCCCGCCATCGTCCTCGCCGATGCCGATATCACCGCGACCGCCCAGGGGTTGTATGCCTCCTCCTTCTACAACGCGGGACAGATCTGCCTGGCCACCAAGCGCGTGTACGCCCACGAGAGCATCCACGCCGAGCTTGTCGAAGCGATGGCTGACATCGTGAAGTCCGTGCGGGTCGATGCGGGGAACGTTCCCGGGGCGCAACTCGGTCCCCTCAACAACCGGCCGCAGTTCGACCGGGTCAGCGAGCTGGTCTCGGATGCGCTCGCCCACGGTGCGCGCGCCGTTACCGGCGGCAAGCCGCTCGACCGGCCCGGCTTCTTCTACGAGCCCACCATCCTCGACCACGTCACCGACGGCACACGGATCGTCGACGAGGAGCAGTTCGGGCCGGCGCTCCCGATCCTGTCGTTCCGTGACGAGGACGACGCTGTGACCCGAGCCAACGCCTCCGAATTCGGACTCACTGCCTCCGTTTGGTCCGGCGACCTCGACCGCGCCTCCGACCTCGCGGCGCAGATCGACGCAGGGCAGATCTCGATCAACAGCCACGGTGGCGGCGTCCAGCCCAACCTCCCGTTCGGCGGACACAAGCTCAGCGGCATGGGGGTCGAGAACGGCCCGTGGGGCTACTACTCGTTCACCGAGACCCAGGTGATCCATTCGCCGTCCCGCCGGCGTTAGTGCCTGCCCCGACCTCCACACCGCGTGGCGGTCAAGGTGATGTGGGGGACAAGTGGATACGAGTAGGCGCAGTCGGATTCATATCCGACGTCACTCGTGCATTTCCCTCGTCATCAGTCTCCGCGCCTGACACACCCATCAGGTTCACGCTCGTCATAAGGAACATTCATGCTCGCAGCCGTTTACCGTACCCAGGGAAGCCCGGACGTCGTCGAGGTCGTAGACATCGACAAACCTGAGCCGGGTCTGGCGGAGATCCGCATCAAGGTCCAGGCAGCCGCGTTGAACCCGAGCGACGCATCGGCCTGGCGTGGTGGTGGCTTGCTCCCCGCCCCTCCGGAGGGCAGCTTCCACGGACTGGGCTGGGACATCGCCGGCGTCGTCGACGCCGTTGGGCGGGGGGCCAACTGGCAGCCCGGACAGCGGGTCATCGCGTTCAGCCATGCGGTGCCCCCGGGGCTCAACCGGGCGCAGGCCGAGTACGTGGTCGTCCCCACCAATGTGGTCGCGGAGGCACCGGAAGGCGTCGATTCCATCCATGCCTCCACCATCCCGCTGAATGGACTGACCGCAGCCCAATCCGTCGAACTGCTCGGACTGCAGCCGGGCCAAAGCGTGCTCGTGACCGGTGCGGAGGGGGCCGTCGGGGGCTACGCCGTCCAACTCGCCAAGCGGCGGGGATTGGTGGTCATCGCCAGTGACCTCTCCACGGACGGCACGTTCGCCACCGAGGTGGCCGGGGCCGATGCCTACGTGCCCGCCTCGGAATCACCGGTCGATGCTCTCCGCGCGCTGCGCCCCGAGGGTGTCGATGCCGTCCTCGACACGGCCACGCTCGGCCAGGCCGTCATCGGCGCCGTGGTCGACGGAGGCACCTTCGTGACGACCCGGATGGACGCGCTGCCCAAGACGGAGCGGAACATCCGGGTCCGCCTGACGCAGGTGGCTGGGGACGCGTCGATCCTCACGACGCTGTCCGACCTGGCTGCCTCGGGAGAGCTGGCGCTGCGGGTTGCAGAGACCTACCCGCTCCAGGAGGCGGCCAAGGCGCACGCACGCCTGGCCAAGGGCGGGCTGTCGGGCCGCATCGTCCTCACGATGGACTGAGTCCTGCGTAGGGGGAGGCGTCCGTGCCCACAGGGCTTACGCGATGAGCAAGGGCCTGGCCCGTCGCCGGTGCTTCGCACGACAACCGTCGCGGTTTCACGTCGCCACCCTGGAGTGCCGCGAACCGTCTCCGCCCCGCTGGCTGGGGTACCGGCACGTCGTTGACGAACCTGGCCGTCCGGATCGGTGGCGCGGTGCCGCCACGGGTGGACGCCAAACCCTCCATTACCCGTACTCGCGGGCGAGAAGACCAGGGGTGGAACATAGCCCTCCCCTCCACGCTGGTCCCGCTGTCGCAAGACCTTCCCGAGTGCCAAGCCATCGTCGTTGCCAAGGCACGCGGTCGCCCGGTTTCCCGCGGTGACGACGATCCCGCGCCTGCTGTCCCACTGCTGTGTACGACTGATCCGTCTGTGATGCGAAGGCGTACGAATGTCTACTGAACTCCCTGAATCCGCTGTCCCACCCCCTGTCGAATCCGACGACTCCGCCTCTCCACCCACTCGGCGTACCTTCATCGCCACCGGTGCCGCGGTCGGCGGTGCCGTCGTGGCGGGCGGTGTGATCGGGGGAACGGTTTTCGCCGGCGCGGAGGAAGCGAGCGCCGCGGAGACGTCACCCTCCAGCCGGGTCTCGTTGACGGTCAACGGTACGCGCCGGACCGTGACGGTCGACAACCGGACGTCGCTGCTGGACCTGCTGCGTGAACACTTCGAGCTGACCGGTTCGAAGAAGGGCTGCAACGCCGGGGCTTGTGGTGCGTGCACGGTGCTGGTCGACGGGCAGCGGGTCAACTCCTGTCTGACGCTGGCCGTGCGGCTGGAGGGCGCCGAGGTCACCACGATCGAGGGGCTGGCGAAGGGCGACAAACTCCACCCGCTGCAGCAGGCCTTCATCGACGAGGACGCCTTCCAGTGCGGCTACTGCACACCCGGCCAGATCCTCTCCGGAGTCGGATGCATCCAGGAGGGCCACACCGACTCGCCGGAGGAGATCCGGGAGTGGATGAGCGGCAACATCTGCCGCTGCGGCTGTTACGTGAAAATCGTGCGCGCGGTCGAATCGACCGCGGGCCGGAAGTAAGGAGCGGCCCGCCATGCATCCCTTCACCTACACCCGCGTCGCCGACATCCGTGGGGCCCTCAACGCCGGTCGCGCAGGCGGTCGTTACATCGCCGGCGGCACCACTCTGGTCGACCTGATGCGCGAGACCGTCGAGCGCCCCGGCACCCTGGTCGACATAAGTGGTCTGCCGCTGGACGAAGTCACCGTCACCGAGCGCGGGGGCCTGCGGATCGGCGCCCTGGTGACCATGGCCGAGGCCGCCGCCCACTCCAAGGTCCGCACCCTGTATCCCGTCGTCTCACAGGCCCTGGAGCTGAGTGCGTCCGCCCAGCTGCGGAACATGGCCACCATCGGCGGCAACATCATGCAGCGCACCCGCTGCACCTACTTCCGTGACGTGACCGCCGACTGCAACAAGCGCGAGCCCGGCTCCGGTTGTGCCGCGCGGGAGGGCGTCAACCGGACCCACGCCATCCTCGGCACCTCGGATGCCTGCGTGGCCACCCACCCCTCCGACGTGGCCGTGGCCTTCGCGGCCCTGGAGGCACGCGTGCACCTGCTCGGACCGGACGGAAACCGCCAGGTCCCCTTCGCCGACTTCCTACTGCGACCGGGCACCACCCCACAGCGCGAACAGGCCATCAGGCGAGGGGAGTTGATCACGGCGGTGGAGATCCCGGCGCTTCCGCGTCCGCTCAGGTCCGGCTACCTGAAGGTGCGCGACCGGCAGTCGTACGAGTTCGCCCTGACCTCGGCGGCCATCGCCCTGCACGTGCGGGGCGGGGTCATCCGGGAGGCGAAAGTTGCCGCCGGCGGGGTGGGCACCGTGCCATGGAAACTGCCCGCCGTCGAGCGCCACCTTGTCGGTGAGCGTCCCTCGGAGTCGTTGTGGGCAGCCGCTGCCGAGAAGGCGGCGTCCGGCGCCCACCCCCTTCAACAGAACGGATTCAAGGTCGAGTTGTTGAAGCGGACCGTCGAGCGTCAACTGCGCATCGTAGGAGGTACGAAGTGAGCCCCCAGCCACAGACAGCCGTGGGTGCGCCGCTGTCCCGCGTGGACGGCCGGCTCAAGGTCACCGGCAAGGCACTGTTCGCCGCCGAGTTCGACGTCGAGGGGGTCGTGCACGCCGTGATCGTCGACGCGAGCATCGGGCGCGGACGCATCACGTCTCTCGACACCCGCGCCGCACTGGCACACCCGGGTGTGCTGCGGGTGATCAGCCACCGCGACGCGCCGAAGCTGCCGTACCTCGACAACCCCGGCTCGAACAACCCGCCCGGCCGACGGCTCCGCGTCTTCCAGGACGATCTGGTCCTCTTCCACGGGCAGCCCGTCGCCGTCGTCATCGCCACCACCCTGGAGGCCGCGCAGCACGGCGCGGGCCTGGTCGAGGTCGCCTACGAAGCCGAACAGGTTTCGACCGACCTCACCAAGGGCGAGCCGGACGCTCCGACACTCTACGCGCGCGGCGACGCCGAGGCAGGTTTGCGCGACGCGGCCGTACGGCTGGATGTCACTTATCGGATGGCGCGCAACCACCACAATGCGCTGGAGCCGCACGCCACCATCGCCCGCTGGGACGGCGACAAGCTCACCGTGTGGGACAAGACCCAGTGGATCGTCGGCACACAGACCGAACTCTCCACGGTCTTCGACCTCCCCATGGCCTCGGTGCGGGTCATCAACCCGTTCGTCGGCGGCGGTTTTGGCAGCGCTTCGCGCTCCTGGCCGCACACGGTCGTCGCCGCCCTGGCGGCGCGGGAGACGGGCCGTCCGGTCAAGCTCGTGCTCAGCCGCAGGCAGCAGTACTTCGGTACGGGTTACCGGCCCGCCTACGAGTACCGGCTGCGTGTGGGCAGCGACCGGAAGGGCCGACTGGCGGCCATGGCCCACGAGATGGAGCACGAGACCTCGTCGTACGAGAAGTTCTTCGACGGCATCATGACGGCCGGGCAGATGCTCTACAGCATGCCCAACGTGAGCCAGGCGTACCGGACGGTGCCGTTGGACGTGAACACCCCGCTGTGGATGCGTGGTCCGGGCTTCGCCAACTCGTCGTTCGTCATCGAGTCGGCGCTGGACGAGCTCGCGCACAAACTCGGCGTCGACCCCATCGAATTGCGTCGGCGCAACGAACCGAACGAGGACCCGGCGAGCGGGCTGCCATTCTCGACCCGGCGGCTGCGGGAGTGCTACACGGTCGGCGCCCGCGAGTTCGGCTGGCACCGCCGCAACCCCAAGCCCCGCTCGACGCGCGACGGGGACTGGCTGATCGGCAGGGGCATGGCCGCGGGCGTGTACGACGGCGGACGGTTCCAGTCCGAGGCCCGAGCCCGTCTGGATGCCGACGGCACCGCGGTGGTCGAGTCGGCCACCAGTGACATGGGGCCGGGCACGTACACCTCCCAGACCCAGGTCGCCGCCGACGCGCTCGGACTGACCATGCGCACCGTCACCGTCCGGATGGGCGACTCCCTCTATCCGCCGACTCCGCCCCACGGCGGCTCGTTGACCATGGCCAGTGTCGGCTCCGCCGTGCTGGACGCCTGCAACAAGGTCCGGCGTCAGGCCATCGAACTGGCCGTCGGGGACGAGGGATCACCGCTGTACGGCGTGCCGGCCGGCGAGGTCGTGGTGCGGGGCGGCCGGCTGCACGCGAAGAAGGATCCGGCCCGCGGTGAGACGTACCAGCGGTTGCTGGCCCGCAACAACCGCACCCACCTCGCGGCGGACGGCATCTTCACACCGCCCCCGTGGGGCCAGGACCCGCTCTCCGTCTACGTCTACAACGCGACCTTCGCCGAGGTGGCCGTCGACGCGAGGCTCGGCCTGGTACGGGTACGGCGCATGCTCGGCGTGTACGACGCGGGCCGCATCATCAGCCCCAAGCTCGCCGACAGCCAGGCCCTCGGCGGCATGGTCGGCGGCATCGGCCAGGCCCTGCTGGAACACACCGTCACCGACCACCGCGACGGCCGCATCGTCAACGCCAACCTCGCCGACTACCTGGTCCCGGTGAACGCCGACATCACCGACCTCAAGGCGATCTACCTCGACGGCGACGACCAGCAGGCCGACCCGCTCGGCGTCAAGGGTCTGGGCGAACTCGTGTTGATCGGCGTGGCGCCCGCCATTGCCAACGCGGTCTTCAACGCCACCGGCCGCCGCATCCGCGAACTGCCCATCACCGCCGAGGCGTTGCTCTGACCCCTGGTACTCCCTTCCGGGACGTGCCCATCGACCGGGACGGTCCGGCGCCTCTCCCCCGCTGCATCCGGACCTCCCAGGGCCGCCG belongs to Streptomyces graminofaciens and includes:
- a CDS encoding aldehyde dehydrogenase family protein, encoding MTTAETSSLPLDQATVTIDGAAVKTTGTFSVINPATGDVFAQAPSVTPEQLDEAFASAQRAFTTWQRDEPARRAALTAAADAIDASAASLASLLTAEQGKPLNQSLEEIGIGTTWLRYFADLKLAPEVVQDDDQGYAVVNRVPLGVVAAIAPWNFPLNLAIWKIAPALLAGNTMVLKPSPFTPLSTLMMGTILSDVLPKGVLNVVSGPDPLGAAMTSHAIPRKISFTGSTPTGKKIAAAAASDLKRLTLELGGNDPAIVLADADITATAQGLYASSFYNAGQICLATKRVYAHESIHAELVEAMADIVKSVRVDAGNVPGAQLGPLNNRPQFDRVSELVSDALAHGARAVTGGKPLDRPGFFYEPTILDHVTDGTRIVDEEQFGPALPILSFRDEDDAVTRANASEFGLTASVWSGDLDRASDLAAQIDAGQISINSHGGGVQPNLPFGGHKLSGMGVENGPWGYYSFTETQVIHSPSRRR
- a CDS encoding FAD binding domain-containing protein yields the protein MHPFTYTRVADIRGALNAGRAGGRYIAGGTTLVDLMRETVERPGTLVDISGLPLDEVTVTERGGLRIGALVTMAEAAAHSKVRTLYPVVSQALELSASAQLRNMATIGGNIMQRTRCTYFRDVTADCNKREPGSGCAAREGVNRTHAILGTSDACVATHPSDVAVAFAALEARVHLLGPDGNRQVPFADFLLRPGTTPQREQAIRRGELITAVEIPALPRPLRSGYLKVRDRQSYEFALTSAAIALHVRGGVIREAKVAAGGVGTVPWKLPAVERHLVGERPSESLWAAAAEKAASGAHPLQQNGFKVELLKRTVERQLRIVGGTK
- a CDS encoding xanthine dehydrogenase family protein molybdopterin-binding subunit; this translates as MSPQPQTAVGAPLSRVDGRLKVTGKALFAAEFDVEGVVHAVIVDASIGRGRITSLDTRAALAHPGVLRVISHRDAPKLPYLDNPGSNNPPGRRLRVFQDDLVLFHGQPVAVVIATTLEAAQHGAGLVEVAYEAEQVSTDLTKGEPDAPTLYARGDAEAGLRDAAVRLDVTYRMARNHHNALEPHATIARWDGDKLTVWDKTQWIVGTQTELSTVFDLPMASVRVINPFVGGGFGSASRSWPHTVVAALAARETGRPVKLVLSRRQQYFGTGYRPAYEYRLRVGSDRKGRLAAMAHEMEHETSSYEKFFDGIMTAGQMLYSMPNVSQAYRTVPLDVNTPLWMRGPGFANSSFVIESALDELAHKLGVDPIELRRRNEPNEDPASGLPFSTRRLRECYTVGAREFGWHRRNPKPRSTRDGDWLIGRGMAAGVYDGGRFQSEARARLDADGTAVVESATSDMGPGTYTSQTQVAADALGLTMRTVTVRMGDSLYPPTPPHGGSLTMASVGSAVLDACNKVRRQAIELAVGDEGSPLYGVPAGEVVVRGGRLHAKKDPARGETYQRLLARNNRTHLAADGIFTPPPWGQDPLSVYVYNATFAEVAVDARLGLVRVRRMLGVYDAGRIISPKLADSQALGGMVGGIGQALLEHTVTDHRDGRIVNANLADYLVPVNADITDLKAIYLDGDDQQADPLGVKGLGELVLIGVAPAIANAVFNATGRRIRELPITAEALL
- a CDS encoding cyclase family protein, which encodes MRQNDVHIPDMEEQPDMTDTTEAISTSTIEGFFTSLSNWGRWGQHDRRGTLNLITPEVRRAAAATVRTGQAVSLARDIDPRTPDPLHSGISKVERHTQVAEVEHHLGIKARWDGVAEHITIGPHGGNAHLDGLGHYQWDGRNYNGFDAGDSTETDGAVHLAMQHAADGIITRGVLLDIAALFEADHVERGYAIRPEDLLAAEKRQGVSVRAGDALLIHTGNAAAILKDGPLYRTDTPGPLDSVQTGLDASCLPWLKERDVAVMGTDGIHDVQPPQHEDFDFARPIHSVCLVAMGLWLMDNLDLTELARVSAAEQRWDFLFAALPWRFVGSTSSPLNPVAVF
- a CDS encoding (2Fe-2S)-binding protein, giving the protein MSTELPESAVPPPVESDDSASPPTRRTFIATGAAVGGAVVAGGVIGGTVFAGAEEASAAETSPSSRVSLTVNGTRRTVTVDNRTSLLDLLREHFELTGSKKGCNAGACGACTVLVDGQRVNSCLTLAVRLEGAEVTTIEGLAKGDKLHPLQQAFIDEDAFQCGYCTPGQILSGVGCIQEGHTDSPEEIREWMSGNICRCGCYVKIVRAVESTAGRK
- a CDS encoding NADP-dependent oxidoreductase, with translation MLAAVYRTQGSPDVVEVVDIDKPEPGLAEIRIKVQAAALNPSDASAWRGGGLLPAPPEGSFHGLGWDIAGVVDAVGRGANWQPGQRVIAFSHAVPPGLNRAQAEYVVVPTNVVAEAPEGVDSIHASTIPLNGLTAAQSVELLGLQPGQSVLVTGAEGAVGGYAVQLAKRRGLVVIASDLSTDGTFATEVAGADAYVPASESPVDALRALRPEGVDAVLDTATLGQAVIGAVVDGGTFVTTRMDALPKTERNIRVRLTQVAGDASILTTLSDLAASGELALRVAETYPLQEAAKAHARLAKGGLSGRIVLTMD